The genomic region TGAAAAGCACCCTGTGCCGCAACCAGTTTCGTGCGTCCGGTAAGGCGGGTGATCTTGAAAGCAACCTCGTTGGCCTCGGTCCCGGAGTTGCAGAAGAACACCTTGGCTGGAAGATCCGGGCCGCCCAGCGCCCCGACCAGCGCCTCGGCGAGCGCGACTCCCGGCTCGGTGGCGTAGAGATTGGAGGTGTGCCCCAATGTGTTGAGCTGGCGGGTGACCGCATCGATCACCGCGGGGTGGCGGTGGCCCAGGATGTTGACCGCGATGCCGCCCAGCAGGTCCACATAGGACTTGCCGTCGGCATCGGTCACGACGGCGCCGTCGCCGGTGGCCAGCGCCAGCGGCGGGGTGCCGTAGTTGTTCATCATGACGGCCTGCCAGCGATCCAGGAGTGTCATGCTTCGCCCTTCTTGTCCGACTCCTCGCCGAAGCTCGTACCTCGCTGCGTCATCGTCGTCGGACGGACCACCTTCGTGCCGGTGCCCTCGTCGGTGAACAGTTCGACCAGCACGCAGTGCTCGATGCGGCCGTCGATGACGTGCGCGCTGGGGACGCCCCCTGCGACGGCCCGCAGACAGGCCTCCATCTTGGGCACCATGCCGGTCTCCAGCGTCGGTAGCAACTGGCTCAGTGCGGCCGCGTCGATCTGGCTGACCAGCGAGTCGCGGTCGGGCCAATTGGTGTAGAGGCCTTCCACATCGGTCAGCACCACCAGTTTCTCGGCGCCCAACGCCTCGGCGAGCGCGGCCGCGGCCGTGTCGGCGTTGATGTTGTGCACCACGCCGTCGACATCCGGGGCGATGGTGGACACCACCGGGATGCGGCCCGCGGTGATGAGGTCGCGCAGCGAGTCGGCATCGACGCTCTCCACATCGCCGACCAGGCCGATGTCGGTGTCCACGCCGTCGACCATGACACTGCGCCGCACCGCGGTGAACAGGTGCGCGTCCTCGCCTGTGACGCCGACGGCATACGGTCCGTGGGCGTTGATCAGGTTGACCAGCTCGCGGCCGACCTGACCGAACAACACCATGCGCACGACGTCGAGCACCTCGGGCGTGGTCACCCGGAAGCCGCCCTTGAAATCGCCTGCCATACCGAGTCGTCGGAGCATGGCGCTGATCTGCGGACCACCACCGTGCACCACCACCGGATGGATGCCGCAATTGCGCAGGAACACCATGTCGGCGGCGAACGCGACCTTGAGGACGTCGTCGGTCATCGCGTTGCCGCCGTACTTGACCACGACGATCTTGCCGTGCAGCTGCTTGAGCCACGGCAGCGCTCCGGCAAGTACCTTGGCCTTGACCGGAGTCACGGCGGAGCCGCCGCCGGCCACCTCGGACGACGTCATGAGCTGTAGGCCGAGTTCTCTTCGACGTAGCCGTGTGAGAGGTCGGTGGTGCGGACCGCTGCACACGCCGTGCCGACGCCGAGGTCGATGGTGACGTCGATGTCGGCCCCGGAGAGGTCGACCTCGCGGGCGCCCGGCGCGCCGACGCCGTCGCTGCAGACGGCGGAACCGTTGAACGACACGGAGATCCGGTCGGGGTCCAACTCGACCGGCGCCATGCCCACAGCCGCCAGCACGCGGCCCCAGTTCGGATCCGACCCGAACAGCGCGGTCTTGACCAGGCTGTCGCGGGCGACGACCCGGGCCGCGGTCAGTGCGTCGTCCTCCGAGGCCGCACCCGACACCGTGACCACGATGCGCTTGGTCACCCCTTCGGCGTCGGCCTGCAGTTGCGCGCACAGGTCGTCGCACACGCTGCGCAGCGCGTCGTCGAGTTCGCGCTGAGTCGGTGTGATAGCGCTGGCGCCGTTGGCCAGCAGCAGCACCGTGTCGTTGGTCGAACAACTACCGTCAACGTCGAGGCGGTCGAACGTCATCGCCACCGCCTTGCGCAGCGCCCGGTCCAGCGTGGCTGCGTCGGCGACCGCGTCGGTGGTGATCACACACAGCATCGTCGCCAATGACGGGGCCAGCATGCCTGCGCCCTTGGCCATCCCACCGACCGTCCAGTTGCCGGCGTGGTGCAGCGCAACCTGTTTGGGCACCGTGTCGGTGGTCATGATGGCGCGTGCGGCCTCTTCACCGCCGGTCAGCCCGCCACCGAGTTCGTGCACGATCTCCTGCACCCCTGCGAGCACCTTGTCCATTGGCAGCAGGTCGCCGATCAGCCCCGTCGAGCACACGGCGACTTCGATCGCGCCGGTCTCGGTGCCCCAGTCCGACAACGCGGCGGCCAGTGCCTCGGCGGTGGTGTGGGTGTCCTGGAAGCCCTGCGGGCCGGTGCAGGCGTTGGCGCCGCCCGAGTTGAGGATCACCGCCCGCAGCCGGCCGGTGGTGAGCACCTGCTGCGTCCACAGCACCGGCGCGGCCTTCACCTTGTTGCGGGTGAAGACGCCTGCGGCGGCGTAGTCGGGGCCTTCGTTGAACACCAGCGCGAGATCGAGGGCGCCGGAGGCCTTGAGGCCCGCGGCGATCCCGGTCGCCCGGAAGCCGGCGGGAGCGGTGACGCCCTGGGTGCGCACGAGGCGGCTCTGCGTCGCCGGAGCAGCCTGGCCGGCGACATCAGCTCCGGTCACGGCGCCACCCCCACGACCGAAAGCCCTTCGGTCTCCGGCCAGCCCAGCGCCAGGTTCATCGACTGCACGGCCGCTCCACCGGTGCCCTTGACGAGGTTGTCGATCGCGGCGATGCCGATGAAGGTCCTCGCATCTTCATCCACGGCGACGGCCAGCTGGGCGGCGTTGCTGCCGAGCACCGCCCCAGTCTTCGGCAGCTGTCCTTCCGGCAGTAGGTGCACGAATGCTTCGGCGTCGTAGGCTTTTTCGTAGGCGGCACGGATCTCCGACAGTGGCGCGGCGGTGCGCGCGGTGCAGGTGGCCAGTATGCCGCGTGAGGTCGGTATCAGCACCGGGATGAAGGAGACGGTGACATCGCGGTCGGTCAGCGCACGCAGACCCTGAGCGATCTCGGGGGTGTGCCGGTGCTTGCCGCCGACGTTGTAGGCCCGCGCCGATCCGATGACCTCGGCACCGAGGAGGTCGACCTTGGCGGCCCGGCCCGCACCGGAGGCGCCGCTGACCGAGACGATGGTGATGGCGGGCTCGATGAGGTCCTCGGCGATCGCCGGCCACAGCGCCAGCAGGGCAGCTGTCGGGTAGCAGCCTGGCACGGCGATGCGCTTGGCGTCACGCAACCGGTCGCGTGCGCCGGGCAGTTCGGGCAACCCGTAGGGCCAGCTGCCGGCGTGCGCCGAGCCGTAGTAGCGCTCCCACGCGGTGGCATCGGTCAGGCGGAAGTCCGCACCGCAGTCGATGATCAGCGTGTCGGGCCCGAGTTGATCGGCCAGCGCCGCGGAATGACCGTGCGGCAGGCCGAGGAAGACGACGTCATGGCCTGTCAACGTGTCCGCGTCGGTCGCGTCCAGCACGCGGTTGGCCAGCGGCAGCAGGTGCGGGTGGTGTTCGGACAACACCGTGCCCGCGCTGGCCGCGGCCGTCAGCGCACCGATGGTCAGCCGACCGTCCGAATAGGCCGGATGGCCGAGTAGGAGGCGCAGGATCTCGCCGCCGGCGTAACCGCTCGCGCCCGCCACTGCCACAGAAACCATGCGGCCGATTCTGCATGGTTATGCAAGCAGGTGCAAACTCATATGAAGTCAGGCCATGGCAACCGGAGCGCTCGGCCTTCGGCTGCCGTCGCCCTCCATGACCTCGCGCGCAGCTCGTTCACCCGAGCGGATGGCGCCATCGACAAACCCCATCATGACGTGTGACGACTCGGTGCCGGCCCAGTGGACGCGACCACACGGCTCGCGCAACGCATGCCCGAACTCGGTCAGTACACCCGGCGGCGTATGGCTGATCATCCCGCCTCCCGAGTACCTCTCGACGGTCCAGTCCTGTTCGGTGTAGTCGGTGGGCGAGTTCGCCTTGGCGCCGAACCGCTCGGTGAGTGCGGCCAACACAGCCGATCGCCGGTCGGCCACCTCCATCCGGGAGAGCTCACGAGCCCCCGGCCCTTCCGCCACCACGCACAGCAGGCCCGGCCGACCGACGTCGGTGCACGCATCGATGGTCACCGGCGCGGCGGTTCCGGGGGCTGCGGACTGTCCAGTCAGTCCGTCGGTGCGCCAGAAGGGCTCGTCGTAGACGACGTGGCTCTTGAGTACCGAACCCGACGGCCCCCTCTGGTGCAGCATGGACCGGTCGATCGGGAGCATCGGCTCGTAAATGATGTGGCCGGCGATCGCGAGCGGCACCGCGACCACCACCCGGCTCGCCCGAACCGTCATCCCCTCGGCGCGGACCGTCACCCCGTCGGCGTCCTGCCGGATGACTCGAACCGGCTGCTCGAGATGAACGGATCCGGCCACTTCTGCCGCCATGGCGTCGTAGATCGCCCGCATGCCGCCGACCGGCCGTGCGTCCTCGGCGGCGTCCTTGACGCCGAGCACGAACTCCGGTCCACCCGCGGACGCCAACTGGAACAGCACGTAGAGCATTGACAACTCGGAAGGCGCCGAGGTGTAACTGCCGGACAGCGCCATGCCGAGCAGTTCGTGGGCCTGCTTGGCGGGCAGGTGATGGTCGAGCCACTGCGCGAGGGTCATGCGGTCCCATTTCGCAGCCTTCGGCGCCGACCAGGGCGCCTCCAGGGGAATGGACTTGCACATGCGCTTCAATTCGAGAAACGCGGCACCCAGGTTCAGCGAGGTCAACGGGTTCATGGTCCAGGGGATCTGGCCGCGGTAGCGGTACTGCTTCCCGTCGACGACCATCATCGCCTCGGCGTCGGTGAACTGTTTGTAGGTGGCGATGCCGAACTCTTTCATCAGCGCGTACACGCGGTCCTGGCCGGGGCCCACCCAGGTGCCGCCGTGGTCGATGTATGTGCCGTCATCGCGCAGCTCGGTGAACGTCCGCCCACCGATGCGGTTCCGCGCTTCGAGCACTGTCAGCGAATGGCCGGCTTGTTTGAGTCGCAGCGCCGCCGCAAGCCCGGCGAAGCCGGCTCCCACCACGCAGTAATCAACGTCGACGTCTGACATGGTCGCCCCCTCGAGTGTTCAGGGACGCTACGCCAATATTGCCGAGAGCGTCAATGATCTGCGCTCAGCGACGCTGTTCGGCGCCGACCCGCTGTGCGGCGGCCTGCACGGCCGCGTCCCGCGCGGCGCTGGCCTCGTCCTCGGTGAGGGTGCGGTCGGCGGCGCGGAACCGCAGCGCCAGTGTCAGCGACTTGCGGCCCTCACCGATCTGCGGGCCCGTGTATACGTCGAACAACCGCACGTCCTCGAGCAGTGTGCCCGCCCCGGACCGGACGGCCGCGATGACGTCGGCTGCGGCGACGTCATCGGCGACGACAAGGCTGACGTCCTGGAACACCGCGGGGAACGGCGAGACCGCCGGGGCGGGCA from Mycobacterium sp. IDR2000157661 harbors:
- the argB gene encoding acetylglutamate kinase, giving the protein MTSSEVAGGGSAVTPVKAKVLAGALPWLKQLHGKIVVVKYGGNAMTDDVLKVAFAADMVFLRNCGIHPVVVHGGGPQISAMLRRLGMAGDFKGGFRVTTPEVLDVVRMVLFGQVGRELVNLINAHGPYAVGVTGEDAHLFTAVRRSVMVDGVDTDIGLVGDVESVDADSLRDLITAGRIPVVSTIAPDVDGVVHNINADTAAAALAEALGAEKLVVLTDVEGLYTNWPDRDSLVSQIDAAALSQLLPTLETGMVPKMEACLRAVAGGVPSAHVIDGRIEHCVLVELFTDEGTGTKVVRPTTMTQRGTSFGEESDKKGEA
- the argJ gene encoding bifunctional glutamate N-acetyltransferase/amino-acid acetyltransferase ArgJ, which produces MTGADVAGQAAPATQSRLVRTQGVTAPAGFRATGIAAGLKASGALDLALVFNEGPDYAAAGVFTRNKVKAAPVLWTQQVLTTGRLRAVILNSGGANACTGPQGFQDTHTTAEALAAALSDWGTETGAIEVAVCSTGLIGDLLPMDKVLAGVQEIVHELGGGLTGGEEAARAIMTTDTVPKQVALHHAGNWTVGGMAKGAGMLAPSLATMLCVITTDAVADAATLDRALRKAVAMTFDRLDVDGSCSTNDTVLLLANGASAITPTQRELDDALRSVCDDLCAQLQADAEGVTKRIVVTVSGAASEDDALTAARVVARDSLVKTALFGSDPNWGRVLAAVGMAPVELDPDRISVSFNGSAVCSDGVGAPGAREVDLSGADIDVTIDLGVGTACAAVRTTDLSHGYVEENSAYSS
- the argC gene encoding N-acetyl-gamma-glutamyl-phosphate reductase, translated to MVSVAVAGASGYAGGEILRLLLGHPAYSDGRLTIGALTAAASAGTVLSEHHPHLLPLANRVLDATDADTLTGHDVVFLGLPHGHSAALADQLGPDTLIIDCGADFRLTDATAWERYYGSAHAGSWPYGLPELPGARDRLRDAKRIAVPGCYPTAALLALWPAIAEDLIEPAITIVSVSGASGAGRAAKVDLLGAEVIGSARAYNVGGKHRHTPEIAQGLRALTDRDVTVSFIPVLIPTSRGILATCTARTAAPLSEIRAAYEKAYDAEAFVHLLPEGQLPKTGAVLGSNAAQLAVAVDEDARTFIGIAAIDNLVKGTGGAAVQSMNLALGWPETEGLSVVGVAP
- a CDS encoding flavin monoamine oxidase family protein yields the protein MSDVDVDYCVVGAGFAGLAAALRLKQAGHSLTVLEARNRIGGRTFTELRDDGTYIDHGGTWVGPGQDRVYALMKEFGIATYKQFTDAEAMMVVDGKQYRYRGQIPWTMNPLTSLNLGAAFLELKRMCKSIPLEAPWSAPKAAKWDRMTLAQWLDHHLPAKQAHELLGMALSGSYTSAPSELSMLYVLFQLASAGGPEFVLGVKDAAEDARPVGGMRAIYDAMAAEVAGSVHLEQPVRVIRQDADGVTVRAEGMTVRASRVVVAVPLAIAGHIIYEPMLPIDRSMLHQRGPSGSVLKSHVVYDEPFWRTDGLTGQSAAPGTAAPVTIDACTDVGRPGLLCVVAEGPGARELSRMEVADRRSAVLAALTERFGAKANSPTDYTEQDWTVERYSGGGMISHTPPGVLTEFGHALREPCGRVHWAGTESSHVMMGFVDGAIRSGERAAREVMEGDGSRRPSAPVAMA